From Agelaius phoeniceus isolate bAgePho1 chromosome 19, bAgePho1.hap1, whole genome shotgun sequence, a single genomic window includes:
- the NOL11 gene encoding nucleolar protein 11 has product MAALCESFTLRGPGPGGGGSGPDPGLCLEPGPGSDLVLLTERGRAATLFKISDQKPLGCWSVKHGQILTCPVVCNFETHEYIAVHDDKVLRIWKNEDLNLDKAFKATLSAEVYRIHSLPQGGALVLFRGGGVRTLDVLLEAPQQEIESLISAEAIRWSGAFMEGQEPVLIFTTEKNKDFFVYVQKPKLNSLHKYKLEQQKPARPLCFTAHITNQTVTLLCLYSNNSVYQVLIPLQQDTEEEEEKEEEVLSKSLLLNLSVSGAALKGTSLVVLDKDHVAVLGSLPDPGKKPKECLTIWNTKFQTLQTSKELPLGTSGQLWCYEEKFFLIHGKVLTVIMYKCETSSLAAAVGKLKDSQTLDVSSFVNWNTLEEEELLVSFQSQESVALKAESRMSLRSNRSTGQSGTLSVGQLLLRLKDASNYVLETELKKLMAKAPTPDLQATIGCVVTALTDRCKRNPKFYPQNLLQEIVETRDMSYSLCPDLMAVALEQKDLQLLQICLERFPDIPEEITYACLKAFLSTSEDHLKSVDVNLDSAICYVDIECNDMEVKTEILENGFSEEMDQDMCDTKIPKETQRDGASCPVGLQKAALLNAVLHSAYTETFLLPHLKNLPAQQAILFLRYLYYLYVKCSEKVNTTLPGIRSPTINQIMDWMCLLLDAQFTVMVMLPEAKDLLSNLHKFVRAQVRFYSELNKIEGSLRELQRLNHLRESQTYSIEVLEII; this is encoded by the exons ATGGCTGCGCTGTGCGAGAGCTTCACGCTGCGCGGGccgggccccggcggcggcggctccggacccgaccctgggctgtgcctggagccGGGCCCGGGCAGCGATCTCGTGCTGCTCACCGAGCGCGGCCGGGCCGCCACGCTCTTCAAG ATCTCGGATCAGAAGCCCCTGGGCTGTTGGTCAGTTAAACATGGGCAGATTCTCACCTGTCCTGTCGTGTGCAACTTTGAAACCCACGAGTACATTGCAGTTCATGATGACAAG GTTTTAAGAATATGGAAGAATGAAGACCTTAACTTGGACAAAGCCTTTAAAGCAACA CTCTCAGCAGAGGTGTACAGGATCCACTCCCTTCCCCAGGGGGGCGCCCTGGTGCTGTTCAGGGGCGGGGGGGTTCGGAccctggatgtgctgctggaggCTCCTCAGCAGGAGATCGAGAGCCTCATCTCAGCTGAGGCCATCAG GTGGAGTGGAGCTTTTATGGAAGGCCAAGAACCTGTCTTAATTTTCACTACTGAGAAA aataaGGATTTTTTTGTCTATGTACAGAAGCCTAAGCTGAATAGTCTACACAAATACAAGCTTGAACAACAGAAACCAGCCAGGCCCCTGTGTTTCACAGCACATATAACAAACCAAACTGTCACACTTCTGTGTTTGT ATTCCAATAACTCTGTGTACCAGGTTCTGATACCTCTACAGCAAGATactgaagaagaagaggaaaaagaagaagaagttTTGTCCAAGTCACTACTACTAAACCTTTCAGTatctggagctgctctgaaagGAACATCTTTAGTTGTCCTGGACAAAGATCACGTTGCAGTGTTGGGCAGTCTGCCTGATCCTGGCAAAAAGCCCAAAG AGTGCCTGACCATATGGAATACAAAATTTCAGACCTTGCAAACCTCcaaggagctgcccctgggcaccAGTGGCCAG TTGTGGTGTTATGAGGAAAAATTTTTTCTAATTCATGGGAAAGTGCTGACTGTAATTATGTACAAGTGTGAAACATCAtccttggcagctgctgtgggaaagcTCAAGGACAGTCAAACCCttg ATGTGTCCTCGTTTGTGAACTGGAATACCCTGGAAGAGGAAGAGCTGCTGGTTTCCTTTCAGTCCCAGGAGTCTGTAGCTCTGAAAGCAGAGTCCAGAATGAGT TTAAGATCAAATAGGAGCACTGGACAATCAGGGACTTTATCAGTTGGGCAGCTCTTACTAAGACTCAAA GATGCTTCTAATTATGTGTTGGAAACTGAATTGAAAAAACTAATGGCAAAAGCACCGACCCCAGATCTGCAAGCCACCATTGGCTGTGTGGTCACTGCCCTTACAGACAGATGTAAAAGAAATCCAAAGTTCTACCCTCAAAATTTACTGCAGGAGATTGTTGAAACCCGGGACATGTCCTACAG TTTATGTCCAGATTTAATGGCTGTTGCTTTGGAGCAAAAAGACCTGCAGCTCTTGCAAATCTGCCTAGAACGCTTTCCAGATATTCCTGAAGAAATCACTTATGCTTGCCTGAAAGCTTTTTTAAG CACGAGTGAAGACCATCTTAAAAGTGTAGATGTAAACCTGGATTCTGCCATCTGTTATGTCGATATTGAATGCAATGATATGGAAGTCAAGACTGAAATTCTGGAAAATGGTTTCAGTGAAGAGATGGACCAGGACATGTGTGACACCAAAATCCCCAAGGAAACCCAGAGAGATGGTGCATCCTGCCCTGTTGGGCTTCAGAAGGCAGCATTGCT AAATGCTGTTCTCCATTCAGCTTAcactgaaacatttcttttgcCTCACCTGAAAAACCTTCCAGCTCAACAAGCCATT CTATTTCTCAGGTATTTATATTACCTGTATGTGAAATGCAGTGAAAAAGTTAACACCACTCTTCCTGGAATACGCTCTCCCACAATAAATCAG ATCATGGATTGGATGTGCCTATTGCTTGATGCTCAGTTCACTGTCATGGTGATGCTTCCAGAAGCAAAGGACTTGCTTTCAAACCTGCACAAGTTTGTGAGAGCCCAA gtACGGTTCTACTCAGAACTCAACAAGATTGAAGGAAGTTTGAGGGAATTACAAAGACTGAACCACCTGAGAGAATCTCAGACCTATTCTATTGAAGTGCTGGAAATCATTTGA